In a single window of the Oscarella lobularis chromosome 4, ooOscLobu1.1, whole genome shotgun sequence genome:
- the LOC136185930 gene encoding peroxidasin-like — protein MKLCIIALLIGLFQPSWSCPEGCTCRAGLVRCVGESLTKIPIEDIPFDTVQLSLDDNFLTSLRPSDFRNLSNLEILSLSDNDISVIDENTFTDLTKLIELRLNENKLTSLPQNIFASTPLETLSLRQNSFVGLPNGIFSSLGKLQNVDLRENPFSCDCVTEWLREWIANNSAIVTRPDLIVCDHPPSLNGKQISLLSKDQFICAAPNFTASPAQTTVRTTLSLTLPCSATGRPPPAFTWRRNNQTLTSDDRITIQDTGSLVISSVLHEDDGLYQCTASNIEDTVTTPTVRITVEELTCFDGLLTSAHETDVDCGGPYCKPCNHSQACKADRDCRDTLLCLGPHQLKSKLLYISKADALYETCANETKAPELIETRLRNAWIAREEPFPNLDASANMETIVTELKDELAAQFKAPLRIFKNVKISSFERQIKAPLLQIEFELDHDSDTDTADDTRANLETIVHEGNLLGTLSLKDGSYKFLVTL, from the exons ATGAAGCTTTGCATCATTGCACTTCTTATTGGACTCTTCCAACCCAGTTGGAGCTGTCCAGAGGGATGCACTTGTCGCGCTGGTTTGGTGCGATGTGTCGGCGAGTCCTTGACAAAAATTCCGATAGAAGACATCCCTTTTGACACCGTGCAACT GTCTTTGGACGACAACTTTCTAACGAGTCTGAGACCCAGCGACTTCCGAAATTTATCAAACCTTGAAATTTT ATCTCTCAGTGACAACGACATTTCTGTCATCGACGAAAACACTTTCACAGACTTGACAAAACTTATCGAATT GCGACTAAACGAAAACAAGTTGACAAGCTTACCACAAAATATATTTGCTAGCACCCCACTGGAAACACT CTCACTGAGGCAGAACAGCTTTGTTGGACTGCCCAATGGTATATTCTCTAGCTTGGGAAAGTTACAAAATGT TGATTTGCGAGAAAACCCTTTTTCGTGTGACTGTGTCACGGAATGGCTAAGAGAGTGGATAGCAAACAATAGCGCAATCGTTACGAGGCCAGATCTGATTGTATGCGACCACCCACCTTCTTTGAACGGAAAACAAATCAGCCTCCTGTCAAAGGATCAGTTTATCTGCG CTGCTCCAAACTTTACTGCGTCACCCGCGCAGACAACCGTGCGAACGACACTATCTCTAACTCTTCCTTGCAGTGCGACAGGTCGTCCACCACCGGCCTTTACGTGGCGCAGAAACAATCAGACACTGACGTCTGACGATCGCATCACCATTCAAGACACGGGTTCTCTCGTTATTAGCTCTGTCCTtcacgaagacgacggtTTATACCAATGTACCGCGAGTAACATAGAAGACACAGTCACCACTCCAACAGTCAGAATCACCGTAGAAG agTTGACGTGTTTTGATGGTTTGTTAACGAGCGCTCACGAAACTGACGTAGATTGTGGAGGACCCTATTGCAAGCCCTGCAATCACTCTCAAGCGTGCAAAGCAGACAGAGACTGCCGCGACACTCTTCTTTGTTTGGGACCCCATCAACTAAAATCCAAGCTCCTTTACATAAGCAAAGCAGATGCCCTTTACGAAACTTGTG CTAACGAGACAAAAGCCCCAGAATTGATAGAAACTCGCCTTAGG AATGCTTGGATTGCGAGAGAGGAGCCCTTTCCTAATCTAGATGCTTCTGCCAATATGGAAACTATTGTTACCGAATTGAAGGACGAACTGGCTGCTCAATTTAAA GCTCCTCTGAGAATTTTCAAGAATGTCAaaatttcgtcttttgaaAGACAAATCAAGGCTCCTTTACTTCAG ATCGAATTTGAGCTAGATCACGACAGCGACACCGATACGGCTGACGATACTCGCGCAAATTTAGAAACAATTGTCCACGAAGGAAATCTACTGGGAACCCTTTCACTCAAGGACGGCTCTTACAAGTTCCTTGTAACCCTATAA
- the LOC136185933 gene encoding L-proline trans-4-hydroxylase-like gives MMSRVLLSAASKRLLFTTRLRIRTFSSISSYHCSQTNFRITDEMKATFSFNGYVILRHVLTLEEMVKLKEAIEQNGTLKSNSYYVGDGMEGRGSRLSIWCNPGHDITGIVARSEKIAGTMEQLLGGEVYHYHSKLIMKEALTGGSFVWHQDYGYWYQNGCLFPDMGTAFIAIDRCDEDNGCLQVLRGSNRLGRIEHGRVGGQTGADANRVNEILKHLPVDHVVLDPGDVLYFHCNLLHKSNRNESQRRRWALLSAYNRASNDPFIRHPWPTYTPLNKVPNSAILQCTNYTDMTGKGFVEPAMDKTVEGKR, from the exons ATGATGAGCAGAGTACTTCTATCAGCTGCTTCAAAACGATTACTTTTTACCACAAGGTTACGTATAAGGACCTTTAGCTCCA TTTCAAGCTATCACTGCAGTCAGACAAACTTTAGAATTACTGACGAAATGAAAGCGACTTTTAGTTTCAATGGCTACGTTATACTTCG TCACGTGCTTACACTCGAAGAGATGGTCAAATTGAAAGAAGCAATAGAGCAAAACGGCACACTCAAAAGCAATTCATACTACGTTGGAGATGGAATGGAAGGACGAGGTAGTAGACTCTCTATATGGTGTAATCCAGGGCACGACATCACAGGCATTGTGGCGCGCTCTGAGAAAATAGCAGGAACAATGGAACAA CTGCTTGGTGGAGAAGTTTATCACTATCATTCTAAATTGATAATGAAGGAGGCATTGACTGGAGGATCTTTCGTCTGGCACCAAGATTACGGCTATTGGTATCAAAACGGTTGTCTCTTTCCAGATATGGGCACTGCATTTATTGCCATTGATCGATGCGATGAAGACAATGGATGCCTACAG GTTTTGCGTGGATCAAATCGTTTAGGTCGCATTGAACACGGTCGAGTCGGAGGACAGACAGGAGCCGATGCTAATAGGGTCAATGAAATTTTAAAACATCTTCCCGTTGATCACGTCGTCTTGGATCCCGGCGACGTTCTCTACTTCCACTGCAATCTGCTGCACAAGAGCAATCGCAACGAAAGCCAACGCCGTCGATGGGCCTTGCTTTCTGCCTACAACAGAGCAAGCAATGATCCTTTTATAAGACATCCCTGGCCAACATATACTCCTCTCAATAAG GTACCAAACAGTGCTATTCTTCAATGCACGAACTACACAGATATGACAGGGAAAGGTTTTGTTGAACCGGCCATGGACAAAACAGTGGAAggaaaaagataa
- the LOC136185934 gene encoding L-proline trans-4-hydroxylase-like: protein MLSKAGRRLSSLAVRKTSARLLSTPSDYAHTSGNFDVTSEMKAAFDRDGYIIGRRIFKSDEISKLQEALETDGGIMQHAYAVNDGQGRSSRLCIWSHPGQDITGMVARSEKIAGTMEKLLGGEVYHYHTKLMMKEAYTGGSFIWHQDYGYWYMNGCLFPDMGTAFIAIDRCDEENGCLEVLRGSNRLGRIEHGRVGGQTGADESRMKEVLKALPIDRAVLDPGDVLFFHSNLLHKSNRNDSSRRRWAFLCAYNRASNNPVIEHHHPRYTPLEKVSNTAIQECTNYTDMTGKDFLDPKNDKTADGKK, encoded by the exons ATGTTGAGTAAGGCTggccgtcgtctttcttctcttgctGTAAGAAAAACGTCAGCCAGGCTGCTAAGCACTC CCAGCGACTACGCGCACACGTCTGGTAActtcgacgtgacgtcagaaatgaAAGCGGCcttcgatcgcgacggcTACATTATTGGACG ACGCATTTTCAAATCAGACGAGATATCGAAGTTGCAAGAAGCGTTGGAAACAGACGGAGGCATAATGCAGCACGCTTACGCCGTGAACGACGGGCAGGGTCGCAGCAGCAGATTGTGCATATGGAGTCACCCCGGACAGGACATCACTGGAATGGTGGCAAGATCCGAAAAAATCGCTGGAACAATGGAAAAG CTGCTCGGAGGAGAAGTCTATCATTATCATACAAAGCTGATGATGAAAGAGGCGTACACGGGTGGCTCGTTCATCTGGCATCAAGACTACGGCTACTGGTACATGAATGGCTGCCTGTTCCCAGACATGGGTACGGCTTTTATTGCCATTGATCGGTGTGACGAGGAAAACGGATGTTTGGAA GTTCTACGGGGTTCCAATCGTCTTGGACGGATAGAACATGGACGAGTCGGCGGACAGACGGGAGCGGATGAAAGTCGAATGAAAGAGGTGCTAAAAGCGCTTCCGATCGACCGGGCTGTTCTCGATCCTGGCGATGTGCTCTTCTTTCACTCAAATTTACTGCACAAGAGCAATCGGAATGACagttcgcgtcgacgatggGCGTTCTTGTGCGCCTACAACAGAGCCAGCAATAATCCCGTCATAGAACATCATCACCCGAGATATACGCCGTTGGAGAAG GTGTCTAACACCGCTATTCAAGAGTGCACCAACTACACTGACATGACAGGGAAGGATTTCCTTGACCCAAAGAATGACAAGACAGCTGATGGGAAGAAATGA